The sequence tcgtcatcagttaggaacctaggtgtgctatttgattgcaatctttccttagaaagccacgtttctagcatttgtaaaactgcatttttccatctcaacaatatatctaaattacggcctatgctctcaatgtcaaatgcagaaatgttaatccatgcatttatgagctcaaggttagattattgtaatgctttattgggtggttgttctgcacgcttggtaaacaaactacagctagtccaaaatgcagcagcaagagttcttactagaaccaggaagtatgaccatattagcccggtcctgtccacactgcactggctccctatcaaacatcgtagattttaaaatattgcttattacttataaagccctgaatggtttagcacctcagtatttgaatgagctccttttacattatactcctctacgtccgctacgttctcaaaactcaggcaatttgataatacctagaatatcaaaatcaactgcgcaTTTAGATTTTCCCGCGTTCACTATGATTTAGTCGCTTTCAGTGGTGGCTCTTCGGGTGAGGCAGGGGAGGCACAGTTTCCCCCAAATTTTGAGGTGAATATGAGGaagatttaatgttaataaaattcaatattcatttcagttcatgtctcagaatgtatatatttttgtttgtaatttcacagttgtaATACCATTACATGAAAGCAGTGGCGTAGCACCAAATTCTGGGCCCTGTATACTCTCAAAGTCAGTGGGCCCCCTACACATGCCAATGGGGGTCCAGAGTGTCTGGCACAACTTCATAAAcactgcaacaacaaaaaattgttttgaagaatgttttcgtCAATTTAGTCAGCTTTTTCATTGAACCAAAAAGAAACATTGAGAAGAAGGATAATGGAATGGTCTGTTGCATGCAATAGTAAGGCTTTCCTCTCTGTACACATATCATTAAGTAAAATTTTGCAAGTTTTATTGGTGTCCCCTTCAAAACTTGCTCgtgagaaatgttatgtttattgccccccccccccccccccaacatttAGATGAGATTTTCGCCCCTGGTTTGTACAATATTTAGTTtctgctggtctgacttaatcaaaatagtgtttaaaaattactttcggTTTATAgtgaccataacgcataaaaacgcattaatgggaacattaaagaaagttcttaaaaaaagtaacaaaaaagttactttaaacagtaatgcattactttttggtgtaatcaacaaagtaattgagttactttttgaattaagtaactttTAACTAGataatatttcttagtaactagcacaacactggtgttgtcagtttgggagttcggagcatgaatcatttgagtcagttcggcagttcggagcgggttcgcgaatcatttgagtcagttcgggagttcggagcgggatcgccaatcatttgagtcagtttggcagctCGGAGcgtgaataatttgagtcagttcggctgTTCGACGCGTGAATCATTAgtgtcagttcggcagttcggagcatggatcatttgagtcagttcgggagttcggagcgtgaatcattttaatcagttcgggagttcggagcgggatcgcgaatcaatagagtcagtttggcagctcggagcgtgaatcatttgagtcagttcggctgTTCGacgcgtgaatcattttaatcagttcgggagttcggagcgtggatcatttgagtcagttcgggagttcggagcgtgaatcattttaatcagttcgggagttcggagcgggatcgcgaatcaatagagtcagtttggcagctcggagcgtgaatcatttgagtcagttcggctgTTCGacgcgtgaatcattttaatcagttcgggagttcggagcgtggatcatttgagtcagttcggcagttcggagcgtgaatcattttaatcagttcgggagttcggagcgggatcgcgaatcaatagagtcagtttggcagttcggagcgggatcgcgaatcatttgattcagttagggagttcggagcgtgaatcgattcataaagacatttacagtcaCTCGCtggtagttttagtttattttttacagtatcatTTAAACCCTCATGTTTCCTCAAACCTGAATGAAGTACTTTCTTTTGCAcaacataaaagaaggtattttgaagactgttgcaAAACAAAGATGTTTTGGTCATTAGTGACTTtcactgcatgtaaaaaaaataaataatatatatatatatatatatatatatatatatatatatatatatacagctctaaaaatcgcttgcagtagctctgctactaaatttatttcaaaattgcaatccatatacaactatgatcagctttAGCAGcattcccctcatcccctgaggtaacaacaactatattgaaggggttttatatatatcagtcaacagacgacctttataaaaaataataaatcattttaccctatttacatttcttaccttttttactgtatttatttgttccttGTTCGTTTTCGTCCATCTAATTAAACGCAAATAAAgctaaacatttgtttctttttttatatattatattcaacaGGGGAGCAATTGAAAAAATAACAGAGCAGCAGAATAtgcaatttttaataataataataataaaaacgtatAGGTACGTTTACCCGCGGGATTTTGCGGGCGGGGAGCGGGAAGAAACTTGATTGTTTGCGGGCGGGAGCGGGAgaaaataacttatatttttgCGCGGGCGGGGGCGGGACGGAAAAATCCATTCTGCGCAGGTCTCTGAAAGAGTCGGATGCGCATgcgcttttttcatttttattcagctctacataaatgcattttgagATTCTTACTTAGCCTAACGAGtagttaaaatacaacaaatacttCACATTTCTCCTGATCAGCCACAAAAATGGAGCTTAATcacaaattatttacatatttacatgaaTATTATGGAAACACACTGAACTTAATAACACATATTTGGGGTAAGACGCTATGGTAAAAGTGTGTAGgcctattatttaaataataattataataacagtaTAAACAGCACATatttgagtatgaatgaaacaacaTGATAGGAGCAGTTTTCCCTCACGTGAATCCCCATGTTATAACTTTCAAGActtcaaaacattcaagtttATAACTGACCACctctaaaaacaaatttataactGTCTTTTCAAAGAAATATGAATCTTTGGGGCTGCTGCTTTGACGCTGTACAAACGCTTCCAGTGTGAAACGGGTCAAGAACCAATGAGAATCGCCCAGTTGCATGAGCTCACACTTGCCTGGAGAATCATGATTGTTAATGAAGTGGGAGGGACTATTGCTAATTAGCTGAGATACAAGAGTACAAAAAGACCAATGTGCAGTATCTCAATAGTGTGGTTAGCTGTTGGACAATGGCTGGAAGTTGGTGGCTGGTTCAGGTATTAGCACTGTGTGCTCTCTGTCATGCTCTTCCAAAGAAGGGTAAGTGGAGTAAACTGTCCCAGAATCCTCCAGCTCTGATGCTCCAGCAAACTGACCAGCGGCTTCAGCAGTCAGTTCAACAGACTAATCAGCAGCTTCCTCAGAAGATTCAGTTTCAGAAGCAAGTAGCGAAGGCTGAGCCTTTGGACAGATGTTctgtagctgattctgagcagatccaatgtggACAACCTGGTATCAGTAGTGCTGAATGTGAagctatcaactgctgctttaGTGGACAGCAGTGTTACTATGGGAAGACCGGTAAGAGTGAGTCAGGGTTATACTCTCAGTTAAACTGATCCTCAACATGAACCTGCTCTTGTTCCTCTCTGTTCCAGTGACTGTCCAGTGTATaagagatggtcagtttgtggtagtggtggCTAGAGATGTTACactgcctcgactgagtctggattcaGTCAGTTTACTGGGAGGAAGTGACCCAGCTTGCAGTCCTGTGGGGTCCACACCTTCCTTTGCTGtataccagttccctgtgacTGCATGTGGCACAAGAGTGATGGTGAGGAGATGCTTatggttttattctgcatggcCTATGATGGCCTGGATGCCAACAGTGTTGCTATTTGCAGGAGGACAGTGGTTATGTGGTGTATGAGAACAGAATGACCTCCtcgtatgaagtggggattggaccaCTTGGTTCAATCACAAGGGACAGTCACTTTGAGTAGGTGCTCTATGCTGGTCTTATTTGGTGGTCTGTAACAAATGCTACAAGCTCATGGTTTGTCCAGGCTTCTCTTCCAGTGTAGGTACTCTGGCacttctgtggaagctctggttgtggaggtcaacactgttcctccacctccaccagtagctgcCCCTGGACCCCTCAGGGTGGAGCTTAGACTGGCCAATGGTCAGTGTGTCACCAAAGGGTGTGCAGAAGGTGTGTTCTTGTCCCATGTGTTCCTAGTATCTTTAGACTCCAGGTTGCAGCAGTGTTTAATCCctggtgttcctcaggggatgaggcctacacgtcctactacagtgatgctgattatcccatcacaaaagtcctgcgggagcctgtgtatgttgaggtgcacattgtggagaggactgaccccaacattgtcctgatgctggGACACTGCTGGGCAACTTCCGCCCCCAATCCACTCGGTCTaccccagtgggaccttctggTTGATGGGTGAGTAATGACCATGTTTATCCAGTTAGTCTGTGGCTTTTCTAACCTCCCTTGTCCCtttcagatgcccttaccaggatGACCGTTACCTGACCACATTGGTTCCAGTGACTGGCTCttctggtcttcagttcccaacccactacaagcgcttCACTGTGAAGATGTTCACGTTTGTGGATCCCACATCACTGGCTCCTCTGCAGGAAACTGTATGCCGCTTTACTTTAACCTTTAGTGTTTCTCCTGTTTCTAGATTGACTTGACCCTCTTTCCtccctgtcagatcttcatccactgTAGTACAGCGGTGTGCCATCCGTCTTCTGGCTCCTGTGAGCAAAGCTGCGGCAGGACTAGTGAGTTCTTGCTCTCTCTTGACTAGAGGAACTGAGAATCCGTCACTATTTCCCTTCACACTTCTAACATTTCTCTTGCAGGAAGGGACACTCATGTGAAGACCATCTCTAGTgagcagactgtggtttctagtggagCAGTTATTCTGATCATGTaaatagtgtttttaataaacGTTCTGATGCACCATGATGGACTTGTCAagtcccctttatttatatagcgctttaaacaaaatgcattgcgtcaaagcaactgaaccacattcattaggaaaactgtCAATACAAAATGACCGTTAACCCCAGTTCAATGAATTCCGTCTCATTTCCATTTAAATGGCATCTGTGCATTaattttgcaatcaagtcaatgatctcgctgtagatgaagtgaccccaactaagcaagccagaggcgacagcagcaaggaaccgaaactccatcggtgacagaatggaggaagaaaccttgggagaaaccaggctcagttggggggtcagttctcctctgaccagacgaaaccagttgttcaattccagactgcagcaaagtcagattgtgcagaagaaacatctgttacctgtggtcttgtcctggtgctcctctgagacaaggtctttacaggggatctgtatctggacTCTAGTTGTCcttgtctccgctgtctttcagggatgtagaggtcctttctaggtgctgatccaccatctggtctggatctgTGTGACATCAGAATAAGCAGTTGAATTTTGTATTCTCAAATTGCCGGAGTTGAGATTCATTGAACATGGAAGATTATAATGTAACCGGTGCTCATTCAattactgaggtgctaaaccattcaggactttataagtaataagcaatattttaaaatctatacgatgtttgatagggagccagtgcagtattgacaggaccaggctaatatggtcatacttcctggttctagtaagaactcttgctgatgcattttggactagctgtagtttgttttactaagcgtgcagaacaaccacccaataaagcattacagtagtctaaccttgaggtcataaatacaTGGATAAACATTTTCTGCACTTGACATTGAGAGTATAGGCTATGTTTTATAGACTTGTTCATCAAGTCTTATGCAGTCTAATTGTTTTGACCTTGCAGAGTCTGAAGTTGCGTCTTTGTTTCTTGGGCTACACTAAACTGACTTTCCAGTACCTCTCTGTAAGGCTATGCATTCTGAGTCCAGGCTTCTACACAAGCAACCAGTAACTTTACATTTGTCCAACCTCCAGTTGCTACCCAGGGACACAATGCAAGGTTTCAAATTAAGGGTTCAGACTAACATCTGTCtgcataaggttttttttttcaccccacTTTTGATTGTGCTTGAACATGCTGCTATGCCATGCAGGGGTACtagtagtctgtgtgtgtgtgtggccaggtATGGTGTCCCATAGTTGGaacatgtgctctgcatttaacgaatccaagtgcacacagactgatgtgtggtgttttatttatttttagataacattcctagtgtttatttatattaatgatcTATTTCCAAATCAGTGAAGGGCTAAACTATGCCATGGTATATTTTGGGGCTGTACAGAAGAATATTGATCTAATGTCAAATTGCCTTTTTGTATAGCCCTTGACACAATACTGattgtcaaacaggaaaatattgtctaatgcaagaaaataaaacatttttccaGATAAAGCCAGTTCATTGATTCAGTGACTGTTATCCAGTTCAGCTATCTTCCAATAGTGTTTGTGCAATCAGGCAAGAGTCCCCAACTAAGTAAGCagaggcaaggaaccaaaactcaatTGGTGACAGAAAATGAAGAACACCTTGGGAGATAGCAGGCTCATTTggtgggccagttctcctctgatcagACAAAACCAGTATGGTGTgctttaattccaggctgcatcaCAGGTCTGATTGAGCAGAGGACTcgtctggttcctgtggtcttgtgccGATGGTCGACGAAGGCTTCATAAGGGATCTGCATCTATGGCTCATCTAGTTGAcatggtctccgctgacattcagggctgtagaggtcgtctctaggtgctgatccaccatctggtctggatagaGCCTGGATCCGTGTGGCTATAGTGACCCCTGAATAAGAATGAAACCaaataatattagcgtagatgccattcttcatACAATATAGCAGTACATCGAGtgctatgggaagtgttcccggttctggttgaCCTGATTAATGCAGCTTAAccatcctttaatggatttgaattataaaaagtgacagtGTATTGTGTAAACCAGGTTCAAttcaaaatgacagaaataatactaccatgtaattttaaattaagtaagTTTAATATGTGGAGAAAAACAAGGAAAACTGAGTCTTAAGAACCACTGAGAATTACCCCGTTGCATGAGCTCCAGCGTTGCCAAGTCCGCTTATTATACACGAATTTGGGcttgtttttctgtaaagttgattACAAATATTGGTAGTCGTGGGTAGCATTTTTTTTAGGCTTGTGTAGATGCTTATTTGGGCTTGTTCCCAGCTCCATAATAAGTTATCAAGCATCTATTTTCTATATGTTATACGTAGGAGTTCTAGCCTgttctctctttccctccctttTCCCCACACACAGGAGACAGAGTTTTTTCCCACCCACATCCTGCTTCTAACTGGCTCTGACCCAGATGGCAACGAGTACTAGCCAATCAGAGACAGAGCAGGgcaatctgtttttttattttctggttaggaaaaacattgtcagtgagtgacgtaaactttaaataaatgcgcGCGAGTTGcgaccagggggcaaggaactcgaccggaagttgaagtcgggtgggggctgccatcttttagcagaacttcacttgcgtttgCATTCCCATtgcctcccattcattttggcgtcactttgacagcgaataattttacatctgaggcgtttaaagactctgtttgtccattatttatttctaaagatacacgacaatgtataaagggctccattaccttctatgttacattatggccctgtataaacagtttttgtaaaaaaataggctaacgattgcgtcataaccactcgactctgtcgcattaccgtacagacaggaggagaagctcgcaggcaattaacttaatatggcgtagtggcgttacattttaaaatactatacaaaataattaatcacaatacttactcctgctctctcacgacaaagaactccccgctcaagctcgccgtctctgcaagattaacgattgcagtttgcacacacagccactagaagatttacatgtgtcagacaggttgctgacgttgtcaagcttcgtttgagtctgcgcgtcagaaacggaagtgctaaaaaacgctaaaaatgggcttcacttgtctcaattgagttccaatggggtcgctgtgtccatttcttttactgtctatggttgcgACTGATGGTGACTGACTGGACTGTAGGAGAgtttttattatgcaataataaAGAATTTTGTGAATTCAGGatgatattttgtattttgtgtgcAAATTTTAATTATCAGATGTTTATTGTGAATATAAGGTACTTGGATTAATCAGTCTATATTTGATATCCCAACAGTtttctaatgttaaataatatttaaaggtggTTTAACTCCCTCTGGTGGTCATTTTCCTGAAGCTCAgggggagaaaaataaataaactgtacctTGTGTGCATTTTACCAATCTGTCCACATggatgtaaactgacaatctgtACCCACAGTTAAAAATCCGTCTCCTCGAATTGTAAAACCATGCACACAGttgatttatttttaccttttaccttattttttaaaaagttgctTGTTTTGGACTTGTTTTCACAGGCGTGGTTGCTTATTTGTCTTGCGAGATCTGGCAACACTGATGAGCTCACACTTGCGCAAGTCTGGAGAATCATGATTGTTAATGAAGAGCGAGATACTATAACTAATTAGCTGAAATCTGTAGAGTACAAAAAGACCAAAGTGCAGTATCTCAATAGTGTGGTTAGCTGTTGGACAATGGCTGGAAGTTGGTGGCTGGTTCAGGTATTAGCACTGTGTGCTCTCTGTCATGCTCTTCCAAAGAAGGGTAAGTGGAGTAAACTGTCCAGAATCCTCCAGCTCTGATGCTCCAGCAAACTGACCAGCGGCTTCAGCAGTCAGTTCAACAGACTAATCAGCAGCTTCCTCAGAAGATTCAGTTTCAGAAGCAAGTAGCGAAGGCTGAGCCTTTGGACAGATGTTctgtagctgattctgagcagatccaatgtggACAACCTGGTATCAGTAGTGCTGAATGTGAagctatcaactgctgctttaGTGGACAGCAGTGTTACTATGGGAAGACCGGTAAGAGTGAGTCAGGGTTATACTCTCAGTTAAACTGATCCTCAACATGAACCTGCTCTTGTTCCTCTCTGTTCCAGTGACTGTCCAGTGTATaagagatggtcagtttgtggtagtggtggCTAGAGATGTTACactgcctcgactgagtctggattcaGTCAGTTTACTGGGAGGAAGTGACCCAGCTTGCAGTCCTGTGGGGTACACACCTTCCTTTGCTGtataccagttccctgtgacTGCATGTGGCACAAGAGTGATGGTGAGGAGATGCTTatggttttattctgcatggcCTATGATGGCCTGGATGCCAACAGTGTTGCTATTTGCAGGAGGACAGTGGTTATGTGGTGTATGAGAACAGAATGAGCTCCtcgtatgaagtggggattggaccaCTTGGTTCAATCACAAGGGACAGTCACTTTGAGTAGGTGCTCTATGCTGGTCTTATTTGGTGGTCTGTAACAAATGCTACAAGCTCATGGTTTGTCCAGGCTTCTCTTCCAGTGTAGGTACTCTGGCacttctgtggaagctctggttgtggaggtcaacac comes from Carassius auratus strain Wakin unplaced genomic scaffold, ASM336829v1 scaf_tig00215230, whole genome shotgun sequence and encodes:
- the LOC113094028 gene encoding zona pellucida sperm-binding protein 4-like, with the protein product MAGSWWLVQVLALCALCHALPKKGKWSKLSQNPPALMLQQTDQRLQQSVQQTNQQLPQKIQFQKQVAKAEPLDRCSVADSEQIQCGQPGISSAECEAINCCFSGQQCYYGKTVTVQCIRDGQFVVVVARDVTLPRLSLDSVSLLGGSDPACSPVGSTPSFAVYQFPVTACGTRVMEDSGYVVYENRMTSSYEVGIGPLGSITRDSHFELLFQCRYSGTSVEALVVEVNTVPPPPPVAAPGPLRVELRLANGQCVTKGCAEGDEAYTSYYSDADYPITKVLREPVYVEVHIVERTDPNIVLMLGHCWATSAPNPLGLPQWDLLVDGCPYQDDRYLTTLVPVTGSSGLQFPTHYKRFTVKMFTFVDPTSLAPLQETIFIHCSTAVCHPSSGSCEQSCGRTRRDTHVKTISSEQTVVSSGAVILIM